DNA sequence from the Candidatus Margulisiibacteriota bacterium genome:
TCAAAAGAATGGTCTTGCGCCATGTTATTCCTCCAGAGCGGTGACTATCGCTTTGGCGAACTCTTCCGTCGCGTCCGGCCCGCTGGCGGTGATCACTTTGCCGTCGACTTCGACCGCATTGCCGGTGCAATTGATCCCGGCCCCTTTCAAGGCTCGCTTGCCATTATTTGAGACTGCCGCTTTATTTCCCCGCTGGAGGGCGCCGCCGTTGATCAAAACGATCGGGGCGAGGTCCAAGGCGCCGATAACTTTTTCGCCTTTCATCGCTTTATTAACCAAACCGGTCGCGGTCTGATTGTGGTTATAGGTGGTAACCCCGAAACCACCGCAAATGATGACGGCGTCATAATCATCCGCGTTGGCGTTTTTCAATAGCAGGTCGCTTTCCGCTTTAGTGCCGCGAATGCCATACGAGTTTTGGGCGATAGAGGCGACGCTGACGACCAATCCCGCTTCGGTCAGGGTATCCTTTAACGTAGTGAATTCGGTATCATCAAAACTTTTTGGGGCGACGACCAATAGGACTTTTTTGCCTTCAGCCGAAGTGCTCTCGGCTTCGGTGGTCGCTTCACCGCTGATAAGCTCGACTTTAAGGATCTCCAGCTTGTATTTATCTTGCGGGGCAGGGCCACCCATAGCGGAGACGGAGCCGGCAACGAACCAGGAAACCGCGCAGACCAGGGCCAAAGAGACGATCAACTTTTTCATACTTCATTCCTCCCATTCACTTTTATTATTTTAGCCTTTAAGGCCTTTGCTTCTTCCGGTGTCGCCAGGGCGTAGGCGATAATGACGACTTTTTCCCCTTTTTGTCCGAGCTTGGCGGCCGGGCCGCGCAGGGAAATTTCTCCAGGCGCTCCTTCGATCACGTAGGTCTCAAAACGATTGCTGTTGTCAAAGTTGAGGACGTGAACTTTTTCCCCGGCAACCAGTCCCGATGCTTCGATCAGCTTTTTGTCGATGGCGATACTGCCTTCGTAATTGGGCATGGTGTCGGTAATCGTCGCCATATGGATTTTTGATTTTAAAACGGAAATTAACATGTCTTAACTTAGTATATCAAAAAACCTTGATAATTCAAGGAAACTTCCTCACCTACAAGCGGATGATCATTGCCAGCCGGCATTTTAACCGCGCAATTCCCTCCTGCGGCGGGCAAGAATTGCGCGGTTAGAGTCAGACACGCTACGGTTTCCAGGAGAGATCGTGTTATAATTTATTCATGAAAGCGGTTGTTGTTCTTTTATTGGTCTTGTCGCTTTTGTCGCCGGTTAGCGCGGTCACCGGCGAGGTGGTGGTGAGCGCCGAAGCCAAGCCGGCCAACTTTCTGACCGAGTTTGACATCACGTTCTGGCAGACCGCTCCTTTTGCCGCTCTCTGGGCCTATTTTGGCGAGCGGCTTATTTTTGCCGGGCAACCGGTCCATTGGGACGCGATCGGGCTGATCGGGACCGCTGTATCGGCCGGCAACGCCCTGATTAGGGCGAATAAGGTGGTTAATGATCGAAATTGGCGTAGTTACTAAAATAGATGGCGAGCTGGCGGAGATCGCTTTTCAGCGGAACCCGGCCTGCGGCAAGTGCACCGCCTGCAAATCGATGGCCGACGGGACCCTAACAGCGACGGTCTTTAACCAGGCGGGGGGTCAGATAGGGGAGAGGGTCGAGGTTGAGTTCTCGGACCGGTCGTTTGCCCGGGCCGCTCTGGTGGTTTTTGGCCTCCCATTATTT
Encoded proteins:
- a CDS encoding DJ-1/PfpI family protein: MKKLIVSLALVCAVSWFVAGSVSAMGGPAPQDKYKLEILKVELISGEATTEAESTSAEGKKVLLVVAPKSFDDTEFTTLKDTLTEAGLVVSVASIAQNSYGIRGTKAESDLLLKNANADDYDAVIICGGFGVTTYNHNQTATGLVNKAMKGEKVIGALDLAPIVLINGGALQRGNKAAVSNNGKRALKGAGINCTGNAVEVDGKVITASGPDATEEFAKAIVTALEE
- a CDS encoding aspartate 1-decarboxylase — encoded protein: MLISVLKSKIHMATITDTMPNYEGSIAIDKKLIEASGLVAGEKVHVLNFDNSNRFETYVIEGAPGEISLRGPAAKLGQKGEKVVIIAYALATPEEAKALKAKIIKVNGRNEV
- a CDS encoding SoxR reducing system RseC family protein, with amino-acid sequence MIEIGVVTKIDGELAEIAFQRNPACGKCTACKSMADGTLTATVFNQAGGQIGERVEVEFSDRSFARAALVVFGLPLFFFFLGYYLGQLYYGETGGIVGAIALLVVSLGAVRFIDRLFSKGNLPRIVAICTKRP